A stretch of the Gracilinanus agilis isolate LMUSP501 chromosome 4, AgileGrace, whole genome shotgun sequence genome encodes the following:
- the LOC123246059 gene encoding olfactory receptor 6K2-like, with translation MDNSNWTTAQEFIFSIFPVDWGNAVTCFVPLLFIYAFILIGNLIIIMVVQLNVHLHTPMYFFISTLSFLEIWYTTSTIPIMLSSLLSERRSISLDVCMVQLYFFHSTGISEMCLLVAMAFDRYLAICKPLHYPTIMTPKLCVQLTLICCVCGFITPLPEVVWISTLPFCGSNHLEHVFCDFLPLLRLACTDTRAIVLIQVVDVVHAVEIVADIFLILLSYAGIVAVVLRIRSAEGRRKAFSTCASHLTVVSLFFSTVGLTYLRFSDTHSLIWDTAIALSFTVLCPFFNPIIYSLRNKEIKEAIKKYMSQSRIFLHNS, from the coding sequence atggATAACAGCAATTGGACCACTGCTCAAGAGTTTATCTTCTCTATATTCCCTGTGGACTGGGGAAATGCTGTTACTTGCTTTGTCCCACTGCTTTTCATCTATGCCTTCATCCTTATTGGGAACCTGATCATCATTATGGTTGTCCAGCTAAATGTTCACCTCCATACCCCTATGTATTTCTTTATCAGTACTCTCTCTTTCCTGGAGATCTGGTATACCACATCCACTATCCCCATCATGCTGTCAAGCTTACTAAGTGAGAGGAGGAGCATTTCTTTAGATGTTTGTATGGTGCAATTGTATTTCTTCCACTCCACAGGTATCAGTGAAATGTGCCTCTTGGTAGCCATGGCCTTTGATCGTTATTTGGCCATTTGCAAACCCCTTCATTATCCAACCATCATGACTCCCAAATTATGTGTCCAGTTGACTTTGATCTGCTGTGTCTGTGGCTTCATCACACCCCTGCCTGAGGTGGTGTGGATCTCCACACTGCCCTTCTGTGGCTCCAATCACCTGGAGCATGTCTTCTGTGACTTCCTCCCACTCCTCCGTCTAGCCTGCACAGACACCCGGGCCATTGTTCTGATCCAGGTGGTCGATGTGGTCCATGCTGTGGAGATAGTGGCAGACATATTCCTCATCCTCCTTTCTTATGCTGGCATTGTAGCAGTGGTCCTGCGCATCCGTTCTGCAGAGGGTCGACGTAAAGCCTTTTCTACTTGTGCCTCTCACCTGACGGTCGTTTCACTGTTCTTTAGTACAGTGGGGCTCACATATCTCCGTTTCTCTGATACTCACTCCTTAATCTGGGACACAGCCATTGCTTTGTCATTCACAGTTTTGTGCCCATTTTTCAACCCCATTATCTATAGTTTGAGGAACAAAGAGATTAAGGAAGCCATAAAAAAGTACATGAGCCAGTCAAGGATCTTTTTGCACAATAGTTGA